One Fusobacterium ulcerans DNA segment encodes these proteins:
- a CDS encoding ABC-2 family transporter protein: MLVEGVFALFFISNNAGQISRTIGRGQMDHKMIQPVPVWMQLAAEGFSPVSGNGVLLCGIGLIYYSVSSSEIKFSGIWIVMLLINLAASCTIMVCTIYILSCTAFYAPAAAEEIASVGIGMFESLKNYPLGGMNKSIQIFFCSLIPVGMIAWFPSRILLGKFDIMIFMVGTAAAFLILAILIFKKGMRYYAKYGSPRYSSFGHR; this comes from the coding sequence GTGCTGGTAGAGGGAGTGTTTGCACTGTTTTTTATAAGCAATAATGCAGGGCAGATAAGCAGAACAATAGGGAGAGGGCAGATGGATCATAAGATGATACAGCCAGTTCCTGTGTGGATGCAGTTAGCAGCAGAGGGATTTTCTCCAGTATCGGGAAATGGAGTGCTTCTATGTGGAATAGGGCTGATATATTATTCAGTTTCTTCCTCTGAAATAAAGTTTTCTGGAATATGGATAGTAATGCTTTTAATAAACTTAGCAGCATCATGCACTATAATGGTATGTACAATATATATATTATCATGTACAGCATTTTATGCTCCAGCAGCAGCTGAAGAGATAGCTTCAGTTGGAATAGGAATGTTTGAATCATTAAAAAATTATCCACTGGGAGGAATGAATAAATCAATACAGATTTTTTTCTGTTCATTGATACCAGTTGGGATGATAGCGTGGTTTCCAAGCAGGATACTTTTAGGAAAATTTGATATTATGATATTTATGGTAGGAACAGCAGCAGCTTTTCTGATTTTAGCCATATTGATTTTTAAGAAGGGGATGAGATATTATGCAAAATATGGGTCACCAAGATATTCCAGCTTTGGCCATAGATAA
- a CDS encoding ABC transporter ATP-binding protein produces the protein MQNMGHQDIPALAIDNVSKIYVQWQRSGKMKDIVKNLFSPEKREIKALDGLSFKVSKGEFLAYAGANGAGKSTTIKILSGILQPSSGNISVLGMAPGKERIKLMKNIGVLFGQRTELWWDHPVITSYEWKKSVWNIPQDIFDENLAMVTELLDLSDILKTFARELSLGQRMRADLGMLLLHNPQIIFLDEPTLGLDVLAKKKMINFLKKLNREKGTTIVVTSHDMDDLEEMAERIILLSKGQIAFDGNFEELRKVQNNSSRLIITSTGEAPALDEMEFIGSEDGKHSYKFDKEKIKINDIFKKLSQYTEIVDIEIIKAPIEDIIADLYNSWKK, from the coding sequence ATGCAAAATATGGGTCACCAAGATATTCCAGCTTTGGCCATAGATAATGTGAGTAAAATATATGTACAATGGCAGAGAAGTGGAAAAATGAAGGATATAGTAAAAAATCTTTTTTCACCAGAAAAAAGAGAGATAAAAGCTTTGGATGGATTATCTTTTAAAGTATCTAAAGGGGAATTTTTAGCTTATGCAGGAGCTAACGGGGCTGGAAAAAGCACAACTATAAAGATACTTTCAGGAATTTTACAGCCATCAAGTGGAAATATTTCCGTCTTGGGAATGGCTCCCGGAAAAGAAAGAATAAAACTTATGAAGAATATAGGGGTGCTATTTGGTCAGAGAACAGAATTATGGTGGGATCACCCTGTAATAACAAGTTACGAATGGAAAAAATCAGTTTGGAATATACCACAGGATATTTTTGATGAGAATCTTGCCATGGTAACTGAACTTCTGGATTTGTCTGATATACTAAAAACATTTGCCAGAGAGCTCAGTCTGGGGCAGCGTATGAGAGCTGATTTAGGAATGCTTCTTCTCCATAATCCACAGATAATATTTTTAGATGAACCAACATTAGGCCTTGATGTTCTTGCTAAGAAAAAGATGATAAACTTCCTAAAGAAATTAAATAGGGAGAAAGGGACAACAATAGTTGTAACAAGTCATGACATGGATGATTTAGAAGAGATGGCTGAAAGAATAATATTACTCTCTAAGGGACAGATAGCTTTTGATGGAAATTTTGAAGAGTTGAGAAAAGTACAGAATAATTCCTCAAGGTTGATTATAACTTCAACTGGAGAAGCACCAGCCTTAGATGAAATGGAATTTATAGGTTCAGAAGATGGAAAGCACAGCTATAAATTTGATAAGGAAAAAATTAAAATAAATGATATTTTTAAAAAGCTTTCTCAATATACAGAGATTGTTGATATAGAAATAATAAAAGCTCCAATAGAAGATATTATAGCTGATTTATATAACAGCTGGAAAAAATAA
- a CDS encoding amino acid ABC transporter permease → MDGNVIFILKGMKLTVNLYVVTMLFSLPLGILLSLGRVSKNTTLSNMIQVYTWVFRGTPLLLQLFFVYYGLPVVGITLTPFAAASLTFVINYTAYFCEIFRGSILGIDPGQYEAAKVLGMKYWQTMIRIIIPQALITALPPLSNEAISLIKDTSLVSAIGMAEILRNSRELVTRDFSITPFFICAVVYLGLSTIVVIFFKRMEKKVMI, encoded by the coding sequence ATGGACGGAAATGTAATATTTATTTTAAAAGGTATGAAATTAACGGTTAACTTATATGTTGTCACAATGCTTTTCTCTCTTCCTCTAGGGATATTATTATCCCTAGGAAGAGTTTCAAAAAATACAACATTGAGCAATATGATTCAAGTATATACATGGGTATTTAGAGGGACGCCCCTTTTACTTCAGCTTTTCTTTGTGTACTATGGTCTTCCAGTAGTTGGTATTACTTTAACACCTTTTGCTGCTGCTTCTCTTACATTTGTTATAAATTACACAGCTTATTTCTGTGAGATATTTAGAGGAAGCATCTTGGGAATCGATCCCGGACAATATGAAGCTGCAAAAGTACTTGGTATGAAGTACTGGCAGACTATGATCAGAATAATAATTCCACAGGCTCTTATTACAGCATTACCACCATTATCTAATGAAGCTATATCACTTATCAAAGATACTTCATTAGTTTCTGCTATTGGAATGGCTGAAATATTAAGAAATTCAAGAGAACTTGTTACTCGTGACTTTTCTATAACACCATTCTTTATATGTGCAGTGGTATATTTAGGGCTTTCTACAATAGTTGTTATATTCTTTAAAAGAATGGAAAAAAAGGTGATGATATAA
- a CDS encoding amino acid ABC transporter ATP-binding protein has protein sequence MIIKVNDLSKQYLEGDVILKGVNLDIEKGEVVSIIGPSGGGKSTLLRCLIGLEEIDSGNIEVPDKKKMGMVFQSFNLFPHKTAIQNIMESLIVVDKMDKSEAKKIAYDLLEKVGLKDRADFYPKALSGGQKQRVAIARALARNPEVLLFDEPTSALDPDMVKEVLNVIEQLRESSNITMVIVSHEIDFVNQISDRIVVMENGNIKNIIVNKKKRQVS, from the coding sequence ATGATTATTAAAGTTAATGATTTATCTAAACAATATTTAGAAGGGGATGTGATACTTAAAGGTGTCAATCTCGATATAGAAAAAGGAGAAGTTGTTTCTATTATAGGGCCATCTGGAGGTGGAAAATCTACTCTTCTCAGATGCCTTATCGGCCTCGAAGAAATAGATTCTGGAAATATAGAAGTTCCTGATAAAAAGAAAATGGGAATGGTTTTTCAATCTTTTAATCTTTTCCCTCACAAGACAGCTATCCAAAATATAATGGAATCATTGATAGTAGTAGATAAAATGGACAAAAGCGAAGCAAAGAAAATAGCTTATGACCTTTTAGAAAAAGTTGGGCTTAAAGACAGAGCAGATTTCTATCCTAAAGCTCTTTCAGGAGGGCAGAAACAAAGAGTAGCTATTGCCAGAGCATTAGCTAGAAATCCAGAAGTTCTTCTTTTTGACGAGCCTACATCTGCTCTTGATCCTGATATGGTTAAAGAAGTATTAAATGTTATTGAGCAGCTTAGAGAATCAAGCAATATAACAATGGTAATTGTAAGCCATGAAATAGATTTTGTTAATCAAATTTCTGACAGAATTGTTGTAATGGAAAATGGTAATATAAAAAATATAATTGTTAATAAGAAAAAAAGACAGGTTTCCTAA